CTTTtctcaccctctctctctgtctctctctcactctcgctttctctctctctttcgctttctctctctctcgctcttccACTGGTAGCTATCAGGGCATAAAAACGCCCATTAAGTCCGGCGCTGTGGGAAACACTTGCCCTCGGAAGCGGGCGTCGTCTGCCAAGTCGGAAGGTTGGGCCCGTGTCTTGGCTCGAAGCATGGGCCACGCTTCGCTGGATCTCAAGAGgttgttttgcatttaatgctGGTTTTGCTCGGGACACTTTTgtggttttttcttctttttttttcaataaaaattatgatgGACTCGTTGGGACTGTGGGAATGTCCGGAGGAGCCGTCAATTAAGAAACTTAGCGACACAATTtccataattttcataattcaattatttactCTTTTAGCAGGAAAAACTcttaaattaatcaaaaaaaatatttgaaaaaaaaatatttaagctattTTAAAACATTCATGTGATTAGCTTTGCTCGTTGAGCGAGAAGCTGAGACGCCGCTTGGTCGCATCCCGCGCCTCCGACTGCAGCCAAATGCCCTCCAGCTGCGGCTTGCCCAGCGCCAGGTTCTCATCCTTCTCCTCGTCCAGTTCCAGCTCGCAGTCGCTGGTGGAATTGTGTCCGCTGTCGGGGCTGATGTGCCGCTGCTTGGCGCGGGATTGGGAGTGGGGCAGCTTCTGGGCGGAGCGCGAGGCGGCCGCCAGCAGCTTCTGCGCCGATTGGCGCACGCTCGACGAGATCTTCGTCGCGATCTGCCGCTTGCGTCGCACCACGCGCTGCCTCCTCAGCTGCAGAGAACGCCGCTTGCCCTGCCCCCCTCCACCTCCCCCTCCCAGTTCCAGCTCCAGTCCAGATCCCGACTGGGAGAGCGGCTGTGGGGAGCACACTTCCCGCTCCTCGTAGGCATCCGGATGCACAGGTGGCTGCCAGTACTCGGACAGATCGCTGGCCGGATCGAAGGCGGGTCGATAGGTGGGCGAGTGGCTCGTCGAGATGAGACGCTGTCCAGGCTGaagctgaggctgaggctgcgGCCTCTGACGTTGCCGCTGGCGCAGACGGGAATGGCAACGGGATCGGGCACGGACACGAGCTGGCGGCTTGCGCGTGCTCTCCAGAATGGCATCGATCATGCGTTCCAAGGTGACATCGCCCATTTGGCTGGAGCTGAGCGTCGTCTGCTCAGCACTGGGAAGagaagcagcaggagcaggagaagCAGGGGGAGCAGCTCCCACTTGGTCAAGGGAAAGTGGCTTCTGTTCCAGGTAGCGCGGCTTCTCGAAGTAGCTGTCCGGAATGCCCATGCCgcgcagcgccagcagcgctCCTGGAAAGatgacgttgttgttgttgttgttctcccCATTCTGGTCGACCCTGTAGCTGGGCGAGTACTCCGCCTCGAAGGTGGGCAGCGTGGAGGCATAGACAGCGGGCTTCGCCTTGGCCGTGGGCGTGGGCATGGCCGTGTTAATGGGCGTGTGGACAGGCGACATGATGTTGCTCAGATCTCGGAGCAGAGGAGTGCGTGCTCCAACTCCAGCTGCGGGCAGCGGCGTCGAAGTCAATTGATTCTCCTTGCCCAGGTGGAGGAGGCCCGGCAGCAGCGATTGCCGCTTCAGCTTGAGCCGCTGCGTCGGGAGGGCGGCTGTGCGCATGGGCGTGGCTGCCGCCTGGAAGTCGCTGTAGCTGCTGATGACATGATGGACTGTGCCTGTGCCCGGATCTGTGCCCGCGACTGGCTGCTCGGCCAGGTAGGAAGGGCGCGGCTGGTTCACAGCCCACTTGAGCATCTTCTGCTGCTTCCTCTTCCactcgctgttgttgttgttgttgttgtgggtgtCTGCAAGTGCAAAGTTGTTGGTTTAGTATTCAGCtgggtgtctgtgtgtgtgtgtgtgtgtgacccTCGCTGCGTTCCTATACCCTGTTCACGCAGGGCAATGGGGTATATAGGCTTGCACGTCTGCTTAGCTGCATTAAACAAGTTGTTAATATTGTagtggccacgcccacaagtGGGCAAGCcttttacttatatttttagctATTTGTTGGCTAAGGAGGAGGAGCTGAAGAGTCGATTGTTATTCGATTTGTTTACAGCCTATCTTTTACCTTGAACAGGGCATGTTGCAGTCGCTTATACCCGttcttatttattgtttttggttgtcttttttttaaaatgtatttttagctttttggctttttgtttgcgCCTCCTGCGCAGCGCGAAGTTGCCGGGCGAGTTTTTGGCGCGCTTTTCGGCGGCCAATTCCGCGACGTGCAACATATATATGCCCatcaatgcatatatatatatgctcatcaatacatatatatgtatatatgcccTTATAGGGCCGGGctatgtgtgtttttttttgggctggcCAAAAAATCAGTGAAGCAGCAAAAATGAAATCAAGAACAACTAAATAAATGCCGCAGCGGGCAGTTGGCAAAAATCCCCCTTTAGCTTTCACATGCAATTAAATAGCCCATGGGTGTGCGTAAAAGGGCCTACGGCTAAATACCAAGCCCCCCTCCCCTTCCCGGCATTCCTACGCTAGCCCCTCTACCAACCCTTTAAGAAGTCTTGAATTTGGACATAAAatgcatatgaaaatattcattaaatgcacaattaaAAGTTTGAATATGCATGTGAATATGCATGTGAATAGTTGTGAGTATGAGTGTTATTCATAAAATTCTTTCGTACTTTGCTTTTGGTTATCCCATTTAAATCACTTGCATTTACCTTTTCACAAGAATTTTGCAcaagtaaaaaaatataaataaatatgtttcagtttttcacttttatttcgATCTATTTAATTCAACTCGATTTCGTATTTGAATTCGTTTACGCAGCGGAGCGTCGACGTGTGCTCTGCCCGACTCGTGTTTGGGTACTAAATGAGTGAGCGCTGGCAGCGAGCGCTGCATAGCACAAAAACGTGTTGCGTCGACGCACAgccagaaagagagagcgaccAAGAGAGAGCGTATGTGAGCAAGCGCACGCGCTCACACGTTCACTCGCACAGCCAGAGTCAGAGGCAGGCGCGCATAGTCAGAGAGCGCGTGCGTGTGCAGCTGAGAGAGCAGCAGTTGCAACAGTGTTTCAATCAAAGGCTGTCCATAGGCATTCATTGAACGTGAGAGCAGAGCAGCGCAGAGCGTCGACTGAACTGAAATACGTAAACCACATATGCAGCTGGTGGGCGGCAACACAGAGTTGAAGGGGGCTTGCGGGGGCTTCAACTATTTGAACGTATAtactaatatttatttatatgttaagAGGCATAATTAATGTTATTATTCTGTAAATGTTcgaattttaagaaaatttaaatgatattcAAGAAGATAATAAAGTTTGTTTCGGCATGCCGAAATCTAAATACCCTATGCATATCGTTCGAATatattatacacatatatatactgtgtgtttatatatatttcagtaGACCTGCTTATTGGTAGATGTAAAGCTCGTATAAATATCGACTATATAGGCTCGAGTGTTGTTGCTGATGGGGAATAAGTACACCATTTGGGTTTGAAGATGTCTTCGGCCAGGTTTTGCACACCTTCTGACAAAGTCAAAAGGTTCTCTCTGGCAGGGTATCAATTCGCTGTGATTCTGTTAACATTTAACATAtgtcatacatatatatatataatttgtatatcaCTGCTACTAGCAGAAACTCCCGATATATTGTTTAGGAAATGTTCTAGATACCTctgagagagaaaaaaaaaaaaacaggctcCGATTCGGTGGTCAAAACAGTTGGTCGAAGAAAAACCACAGTTGGCCAAAACATGCAATACGTGAGTTTATTCGGAGAGTTTATTACAAgagctgtgtgtgcgtgtgcttgattgtatgtgtgtgtgtgtgtgtgtttagctgctgccagctgctgctgctgctgctcgtttgCCCGCTGCCCGCCCGCTGCCCGCTCGCTGCTTACGccacaaaacataattttcaattacctTTCTCGCAGCGTGTGGCTCCTTTCACCTTGAGTTTTCGCCAAGAAAAggacaacacacacagacacgtacacacacacacgcacagcgaATACCTTTGTACAATTTAGCTTATTGTTTATGGGACaagcgccgctgccgctgctcgcGTCGCTGCTCGCGTcacagcggctgctgctgctgtgtggcaAAGGAAAATGTTGTGGAAAATTGTGCAattgttttgcaatttattggtTAAAGGGCTCGGGCAGCGCACACCGTTTTCCGCATTTCCTATTCCGGTTTTCCTGCCTCGctgccaacgccaacgccgacgtcgacgtcaacgtcgaTGCCAACTTTTGTTTAAAGCGCAAATTTATGAGATTTGCGCAACTCGAGAATTTTAGACTTAAGATTAAAGCAAAGCGACAGCTGTGCAGCAGCTCAAAAGAAATTGGCCGAGAGAGAAAGGGGGAGAAagcgagaaaaaaaagagaaagagagagtaaGAGTATTTTTCTTGAATTTATGGCCAAATTTTGTTGCATTCAACCAATTTTGAGCAAAGGATTTCACTTGCAAACAGGAACTCAGCATTTCCGGCATTCGAAGACCACCACGTGAGGCACTTGGCCAATTGCATTGGATGTTTAGCAACAATCGTATCATACTCTATTGTATTATCCAGCTGAGATTGTTTTCCAAATAATTTGGTATGAAGTGGTCTCTCTTGTGTGCCTTGACTTTGCTGAATACTTTAATTTCCATTGCAATGTGAGAAAATTGACGGATTTTTACGTTATTTCTGTGCCAGACGCTTGCAATTCGCAACAAGTTCAAGCTTCGTCGATGCGCCTGGCAGCTGCTTGAatcagtttatttatgtaaaagtAAGAGGGCTCTAGTCAGAGATgttcgactagcagataccctgaaccttcttctaACAACTTCAAATGCAGCTCGCACGAGCGGTAGAGAGTAGCGCGGCGCTGGCTTTAACATGAAAGATTCTTGATTTGTAATTATTGCAGAAGCTAAATGTCTAGCTAAATGGTGAGTCTATCTCATAAAATGTAGGACTGACGGATAGATGGACAGAGAGACGGACGGGCAAACGAACAGACGGACCGATAGACGGCTGGACATGGCTggatcgactcgactattgatgctgatcaagaatatatatatatgtactttatggggtcagctTTCTGCTGCCTGTTACAGAGCTCAACTTAAGCTGAAGCTGGCCAGCTGAATGTGATAGTATTTCGAGTCTCAaatacttattatttaaatgtccAGCTGCTGGTCTAGATTTGGGCAATGGTCGCAGCTGAACTGAATGGGTCAATAAATGAATTGTGGACAAAAAATGCAAGGAGGCGACAGGCAGGCAGAGCTGGgaataaatcaataatacgAGCAGGCGCTGTCTCTCGATTGCGCTcaaggagcagctgctgccacaaaGAGGCGAAAGGATCTTAACAATAATCTGTTCTGTCTTCCACTGACAGCCATTGAATCAAAGCCAATTTAACGCATTGGTCACTACAACGCCCCTGCctaagagagagacagagagggagagagggagaggggagGGAAGATGCGCGCTGGGAAGATAAATTAGGGCAGGATCAGGATCTGGCCTGGCCCAGCTTTGCCGCTAATAAATTGCCCAACAATTGCGCAATTTCTCATAGCTGAAAATTGCGAAAAATGGGGAAAATTCTTCACGCTCAGATTTGCTACCgcttttcttcatttttttctttgttttttttttcttcttcttcttgttgttgttgttgttgtgcgccttctttccatttcttttctttatttatctatgtgtgtgtgtgtgtgtgtgttattttttctCCTGCCCAAACGGGCGTTATccctcgcacacacacacacacacagacagacccAGCAAGGACATCAAGATAAAGTACAAGCATAGGCAAGGGACGGGGAGGCAGCTAATCTTATATCATATGATAGCGCCAGGCCCGACTGCCCCGCCAGCCCGAGCAGCTGTGTGGGATTAGGCTCCTCGCCCATCAGCTGGAAACTCTCAGCGATACTCAATTCCTATATCTGAGTACCTCATATCATTTGCTGTAGCCAACTATCCATAGACAACTTGGTTAGTCGGACTAACTTATCTGAGAAGCATTACCCGAATCCAATAGAATAAGCTCTAGCTGGGGTTAGTTGGTTGAAACCAGATGAAACTTCTGTTATTAATCAACTAGATTAACTACCGTAAGACTGTCTAGAAGTCCGAAATATAAAAGATATATTAAACCTAGATATTGaataattgttatattatcTTAGTTAGCTGACTTTTTGTTCCACATAATCTAGACTCAAGGGAACATAGATGGATTGGACTATACCAGGCGAAAATTAACCCCTTTGGTAGTTTAAGAAACTACTCTAtttctttcgatttttgcatttcagatatttcaaattctatatattttcCGATTATTCTATTAATAATTCAGATTGACGAATTCACCTTGATAATTATTTCATAGGTATTGGAAACCTGGGAGTCTCACGAAttatctaaataggatttaaGAATTACAGAGAATCAACATCAGAACCTTTTTCATTTAAGTCGTGGATACAAATATCGCAATTCCAATATAGTTAATAAGTCTGAAGATGCCCTAAAACAAGAAGAGCAGATATACCCAGAAGAAACCCTGAAACCAGCTGCCGTTACAAagaccaaaatgtttttttttacataacTTCGATGTTCATAAGCCCATCTTTATGAAAATCCCAAGGCCTAAAGATGACACACAggattgtatatttatattgtttatattctATGTTTCATAATCTTCGAGTTATGCCCAAAATCGATGCCATAAAATCGAATCTTAAACTCGAATGTGaattataaatgatttattaaaaaatatatataggttTATTGAAATGTTGGCTCTGCAATGCTGTAGCTTTCGTGTTTCAAATGTGTTTCAATTGAATGATGTGTATGAGGCATAGTCACAATGTAAATAAACTtcttgaaaaatgaaaacgaaactcaaatttgtttgtttcaaCCACTCGGAATACTAAATGCACATTAAAACACTTGAtgatttaattgttttgtgtAATTGATTCCTGCAACGTATTGAAAgttgaattgaaattgaatgcGCTGTTCAATTCGATTGACTCACTCAGTTCTCAATAGCGCATCGCTCGACAGCTTCCTGCAATCGTTCTTCCAAATTGACGACCCTGGGTCCCATGTTCGCCAGGACGTGTATCTGCATGCTGAGCATATCCTCGGCCTCGCGCTGCTGCAGGATCAGCCCATTGAAATCGATGGTCAACTGCTCCCGCATCAGCCAGAAGGTGCCCACGCAAACGGTGCACATGAGGAGCCACAGGTTCAACAGCCTCTCCCCATCGTTGAGCACCTGGCTGGCCGGATTCTTTTGGAGCTGATAGGCTGCGTCCAGGACCAGGTAACTAATCTTATCCTCCATCACGGTGAATATGACAAAGGTTAGCGCGATTACGAACAGATTTGTCGTGGCAAGAAGATTTTTTCGAAAATCCAtcatttcttaatattttttcaaaaatgttctgCTACACGAGACTAGATAATTAGAATGTGTACTGGCGACTGAACTAAATTCACATGTGTCTACTCCCAGCAAAGGAAAGCATTTGACAGCATAGCCCTGGATTGCTATTAGTTATTTTCCCTATATTCAGTGTCTCGATCTGCTCAAActcgatatatatattgcttagAGCTTAAAGTAACATCTGTACCAAAAATCGTGTAGATACCTACTCTGGAAGCTGAGTTCACATAGGCGGCTATGTGATATAGCACTTGGATGCTCGAAAGATTTTGCAGACATGTTTGGAGAATAGTTATGCGCGCAATTGTTCAATTCCGTTAAGATATCTCAGAAAAGAAATAAGTTATTCGCATAAAACTTATTTATTGAGCGATCTTACGATGACATATAATGGTTAGAAAAAGCTGGTTCGTCAACAAACCTGGAATCGattgtatttaataattattttaactttcaatttttaatagaACTTTCTTATGTTTGTGCTGCGCTTATTTAAATCTTAGTCGCATGCCAAATCAATTAGTCAATAAAGAATGTCtttcaatcaaattgaattgatttcaatttcaatctGCTGCGCCGGCAGCGCTCTCTGCTGTGCGCTCATTTGTTGTTCTTTCCTTTCGTTCTTTTTGGCGCGCTCTCGCACAAATTCCATCAGCCTAAATACCCATACAAGCAAAACAATTGCATGTAAATTGGCATAAGAACgaggagagcgagagagcgagcgcgCAAGAGAGAGCGCAAGCTGTTggtggttggttggttggttgccTGTCAATGGCTGGCTGCAAGCAGAGCTGAGCACGCAACATGACGTGCCTGGCGAGAATCAGTCACATTGCGTCTGCGCCTCTGACAGGACGTGCCGTTCCGTTCCGTTTCGTTTCGTACGTTCAAGGCGCGAGAATAttcacaatttattttttgttgcctctTGCACTTTACGGATTTTTTTGGATTATTTAAAcggcgtgtttttttttttggttctttgtttttttgtcgtgtgaaaatttagtttttggatAAAAACAAGCTACCCCCGAAAACGTAAAAAGGTAAAAGATAAGGAGACAAGTGCATTGCGATTAgctattaaaaatgcattaaatatgGAAAATCAGCCAGCCCTCGACCCTCAAGTGTTCTGTgagaaatttaattataaaacacCCCATTTCAAAATCATCGTTTCCGACTCCTGCTCCTTATATGAAATGCATTCGAAATTGTGCGCGTGCGTCACGTTTGGGTTAAAGCTTTCGGGCTTGCCTCTGATACCCTGCCAGAGGGTATGTCAATTCTGTCGCGAAATATGTTAGCCGATAAATCCGAGcctatagagtatatatatatatatatatatatatacctgatcagcagcaacaggagagTCATTCGACAGTCTTTTTCTATATGCATGTATCCCTTAAAAAATAAGGCAGTAATCCCTAttttagttatatatatatgtatatcatatagttatAATAGAGAAAATCGCTTAAAAAGCAAGTTTTTCTATTAGTAACTTGCTTGTTTTTTGCAATATCCCATTCAAACTTCGATTTTATGCGCTTTTCTACTCCCCCAACATATCTGCAAAATATTCGAGTCctatatcatagagctgccTATGAGAACTCAGCTCCCAGTGAATATATCTTCTCGAAATTTTGTACATATGCT
This window of the Drosophila virilis strain 15010-1051.87 chromosome X, Dvir_AGI_RSII-ME, whole genome shotgun sequence genome carries:
- the LOC6634838 gene encoding uncharacterized protein, whose amino-acid sequence is MLKWAVNQPRPSYLAEQPVAGTDPGTGTVHHVISSYSDFQAAATPMRTAALPTQRLKLKRQSLLPGLLHLGKENQLTSTPLPAAGVGARTPLLRDLSNIMSPVHTPINTAMPTPTAKAKPAVYASTLPTFEAEYSPSYRVDQNGENNNNNNVIFPGALLALRGMGIPDSYFEKPRYLEQKPLSLDQVGAAPPASPAPAASLPSAEQTTLSSSQMGDVTLERMIDAILESTRKPPARVRARSRCHSRLRQRQRQRPQPQPQLQPGQRLISTSHSPTYRPAFDPASDLSEYWQPPVHPDAYEEREVCSPQPLSQSGSGLELELGGGGGGGQGKRRSLQLRRQRVVRRKRQIATKISSSVRQSAQKLLAAASRSAQKLPHSQSRAKQRHISPDSGHNSTSDCELELDEEKDENLALGKPQLEGIWLQSEARDATKRRLSFSLNEQS
- the LOC6634837 gene encoding uncharacterized protein; the encoded protein is MMDFRKNLLATTNLFVIALTFVIFTVMEDKISYLVLDAAYQLQKNPASQVLNDGERLLNLWLLMCTVCVGTFWLMREQLTIDFNGLILQQREAEDMLSMQIHVLANMGPRVVNLEERLQEAVERCAIEN